One segment of Salvia splendens isolate huo1 chromosome 20, SspV2, whole genome shotgun sequence DNA contains the following:
- the LOC121781772 gene encoding uncharacterized protein LOC121781772, whose protein sequence is MACWSAENATNAYLRTMKMGKSAKEPNAAEFISAMAAGNNAQLMVVACSGAADSTALALLAAAQQTGGRLVCIVRGRDELQASTAALGPNAGSIEFVAGDAKALLPGYCKDSDFIAIDCNLESHEEIIGAAVREAHGNTIVLGYNAFCRETWRSSPSRTQLLPIGEGLLLTRVAAPAAVKRGKSNWIVKVDQCTGEEHVFRVRSSVGRSIRA, encoded by the exons ATGGCTTGCTGGTCTGCTGAAAATGCCACCAATGCCTATCTCAGAACCATGAAAATG GGAAAGAGTGCTAAAGAGCCAAATGCAGCAGAGTTCATCTCAGCCATGGCAGCAGGGAACAATGCTCAGCTCATGGTGGTTGCCTGCAGTGGAGCCGCAGACTCCACCGCCCTCGCCCTCCTCGCTGCAGCGCAGCAGACGGGAGGGCGCCTCGTCTGCATTGTCCGAGGGCGGGACGAGCTCCAGGCCTCCACAGCCGCTCTCGGCCCCAATGCAGGCAGCATTGAGTTCGTGGCAGGGGACGCCAAGGCGCTCCTGCCCGGCTACTGCAAGGACTCGGACTTCATCGCCATCGACTGCAACCTCGAGAGCCACGAGGAGATCATAGGAGCCGCTGTTCGAGAGGCGCACGGGAACACCATCGTGCTCGGGTACAACGCCTTCTGCAGGGAGACGTGGCGCAGCAGCCCCTCGCGCACGCAGCTGCTGCCCATCGGGGAGGGGCTGCTGCTCACGAGAGTGGCGGCGCCGGCTGCTGTAAAGAGGGGTAAGAGCAACTGGATTGTGAAGGTGGATCAGTGCACCGGTGAAGAGCATGTGTTCAGGGTCAGATCCTCTGTGGGGAGATCCATCAGAGCTTGA
- the LOC121782368 gene encoding hypersensitive-induced response protein 4-like has translation MGNSCCLMCACVEQASVGVVERWGRFDRLAQPGFHFLNCLAGECLAGVLSTRIQSLDVKIETKTKDNVFVQLHCSIQYRVIKENADDAFYELQNPREQIQAYVFDVVRAHVPRMTLDEVFEQKSDVAQAVLEELEKVMGAYGYNIEHILMVDIIPDPYVRSAMNEINAAQRMQLASVYKGEAEKILQVKKAEAEAEAKYLGGVGVARQRQAITDGLRENILNFSDKIEGTSAKEVMDLIMVTQYFDTIKDLGNSSKNTTVFIPHGPGHVRDIGEQIRNGMMQGASAQLMDQ, from the exons ATGGGGAACTCCTGCTGTCTGATGTGCGCGTGCGTGGAGCAAGCCAGTGTTGGAGTCGTCGAGAGGTGGGGCCGCTTCGACCGCCTCGCGCAGCCTGGTTTCCACTTCCTCAACTGTCTCGCCGGCGAATGCCTCGCCGGAGTTCTCTCCACCAGGATCCAATCGCTCGACGTCAAAATTGAGACTAAAACTAAG GACAATGTCTTTGTTCAGCTGCACTGTTCAATTCAATACAGGGTAATAAAGGAAAATGCAGATGATGCCTTTTATGAATTGCAAAATCCCAGAGAGCAGATTCAAGCCTATGTATTCGATG TGGTACGAGCTCATGTTCCAAGAATGACTCTGGATGAGGTGTTTGAACAAAAGAGTGATGTTGCTCAAGCTGTATTAGAGGAACTTGAAAAG GTCATGGGAGCCTATGGATATAACATAGAGCACATATTGATGGTTGATATTATTCCTGACCCCTATGTAAGGAGCGCTATGAATGAGATTAATGCAG CTCAAAGGATGCAACTTGCAAGTGTATACAAAGGAGAGGCAGAAAAGATTCTCCAGGTCAAGAAGGCGGAAGCGGAAGCGGAAGCCAAGTATCTTGGTGGAGTCGGGGTGGCCAGACAGCGACAGGCAATTACCGATGGGCTTCGGGAAAACATCTTGAACTTCTCCGATAAGATTGAGGGAACTTCAGCAAAGGAGGTTATGGACCTTATCATGGTCACCCAGTACTTTGACACGATCAAGGACCTAGGGAATAGCTCGAAGAACACTACCGTTTTCATACCCCATGGCCCCGGTCATGTCCGGGATATCGGTGAACAGATACGCAACGGCATGATGCAGGGAGCAAGTGCACAACTTATGGACCAATAA
- the LOC121782367 gene encoding peptidyl-prolyl cis-trans isomerase FKBP53-like, with product MAFWGIEVKPGTPYTLSDEERGRLHVTQATLGSGESTKKSILQCEVGDKDPIYLCSLLPDKLETCPLNLEFEEDKKVTFSIVGPQSVHLSGFFYGDESEDEDESDEDGYGCCYEEDDAMGIGSEDEEDFDYDSEDEEDEDCSEDDLCCRHPHSTVRNSGVKIEEIVDDEKPTNENGVSKQAKKKKKAAGNENSNSQIVTKTETSVPVLESEDEDGFPVPASDETKHESIGKKSQNRNEKADAGSERKLKRKSGEIDQNEQPARDTTENEVKQKNNKKKKVAQNSLQNGKPDSKVTVEPPVSEAGSDLKSSSEKKKEKKKNKKNKLQENAQTPSAEKKVAEKNETDVEKQEKGGASKSLQVRTYPNGLVTEEVAMGKPDGRRASPGKKVSVHYIGKLQKNGKIFDSNVRKAPFKFRLGIGQVIKGWDVGVNGMRVGDKRRLTIPPAMGYGAKGCPPAIPPNSWLVFDVELVDVN from the exons ATGGCCTTCTGGG GGATTGAAGTAAAGCCAGGCACTCCCTACACTTTGTCTGACGAGGAGAGAGGGAGACTTCATGTAACTCAG GCGACATTAGGTTCAGGGGAATCAACAAAGAAGAGCATATTACAGTGTGAAGTGGGAGATAAAGACCCGATTTACCTATGCTCGTTGCTGCCCGATAAGCTCGAGACGTGCCCCTTGAACCTCGAGTTCGAGGAAGACAAAAAGGTCACCTTCTCAATCGTTGGCCCTCAGAGTGTGCATCTCTCTGGTTTCTTCTATGGTGATGAATCTGAAGATGAGGATGAATCTGATGAAGATGGTTATGGATG CTGCTATGAGGAGGATGATGCAATGGGGATTGGTTCTGAAGATGAGGAAGATTTTGACTATGATTCTGAAGATGAGGAAGACGAGGACTGCTCTGAGGATGACCTTTGCTGCCGGCACCCCCATTCAACTGTTCGCAACAGTGGAG TGAAAATTGAAGAGATAGTGGATGATGAAAAGCCTACCAATGAGAATGGCGTGTCCAAACaagcaaagaagaagaagaaagctGCTGGAAACGAAAACTCCAACAGCCAGATTGTTACCAAGACTGAAACTAGTGTTCCCGTCCTTGAAAGTGAAGATGAAGATGGTTTTCCTGTACCTGCATCTGATGAAACTAAACATGAAAGTATTGGTAAGAAATCCCAGAACAGGAATGAAAAAGCTGATGCTGGTTCAGAGAGAAAGTTGAAAAGAAAGAGTGGTGAAATCGACCAAAACGAACAACCTGCAAG GGACACCACTGAAAATGAGGTTAAACAAAAGAACAACAAGAAGAAAAAGGTAGCGCAGAATTCTCTACAAAATGGAAAACCTGATTCTAAGGTTACGGTAGAGCCTCCAGTATCTGAAGCTGGAAGTGATCTCAAGTCGTCTTCTGAAAA gaagaaagaaaagaaaaagaacaagaaaaacAAACTGCAAGAAAATGCACAGACTCCGAGTGCAGAGAAGAAAGTAGCAGAGAAAAATGAAACCGATGTGGAGAAACAAGAGAAAGGAGGAGCATCTAAGTCACTACAAGTGAGGACATACCCGAATGGTCTTGTAACAGAGGAGGTGGCAATGGGTAAACCCGATGGAAGAAGAGCTTCTCCAGGGAAAAAG GTTAGTGTCCATTACATTGGCAAGCTGCAGAAGAATGGCAAAATCTTCGACTCAAACGTTAGAAAAGCACCCTTTAAGTTTCGCCTAG GTATTGGCCAAGTTATTAAGGGATGGGATGTTGGTGTAAATG GCATGCGCGTAGGAGACAAACGAAGACTCACAATCCCTCCAGCTATGGG CTATGGTGCCAAAGGATGTCCACCAGCAATACCTCCCAACTCATGGCTGGTGTTCGATGTGGAGTTGGTCGATGTCAACTAA